One stretch of Wolbachia endosymbiont of Armadillidium arcangelii DNA includes these proteins:
- a CDS encoding GNAT family N-acetyltransferase, with product MQDKKIYYSNLIVQNLKDYILYATNLSKWEIHDRFDNIIFTINGTRESLFNFVFCEDQCTELSIWRTLDYLRARNIEATWVMDSHLKTRDILEKYEIKHVSTPKKALLNMKNYFLPADAVPNLRLNIVNSSELLEQLDLHTSKIFYHNVGIVSTFFRRLSNYDDKSSGLRFFLVKLNNEIIGTCGLYIQDSVAGFYSDGVLPIYRDHGLGTQIVLERIKIAKQLECKYVVAHCMKPSVNLYKRLGFQMLGNLYLYTSSV from the coding sequence ATGCAGGATAAAAAAATTTATTATTCAAACTTAATTGTTCAAAACCTGAAGGATTATATACTTTATGCAACGAATTTATCCAAGTGGGAAATACATGATAGATTTGATAACATTATATTTACAATAAATGGTACTAGGGAGTCATTATTTAATTTTGTGTTTTGTGAAGATCAATGTACTGAGCTTTCTATATGGAGAACTCTAGATTATCTCAGAGCAAGAAATATAGAAGCAACATGGGTAATGGACTCACATCTAAAAACAAGAGATATTTTAGAAAAGTATGAAATAAAACACGTTAGCACACCCAAAAAAGCTTTACTTAATATGAAAAATTATTTTTTACCTGCTGATGCTGTTCCGAATTTGAGATTGAATATTGTAAATAGTAGTGAACTCTTAGAACAGTTAGATTTGCACACTTCTAAAATTTTTTATCATAATGTTGGAATTGTCAGCACATTTTTTCGCCGGTTATCAAATTATGATGATAAGAGCTCAGGATTAAGATTTTTTCTTGTAAAATTAAATAATGAAATTATTGGGACATGCGGTCTTTATATTCAAGACAGCGTAGCTGGTTTTTATAGTGATGGGGTTTTGCCAATTTATAGGGATCATGGGTTAGGTACTCAAATTGTTTTAGAAAGAATAAAGATAGCTAAGCAACTTGAATGCAAATATGTAGTAGCACATTGTATGAAACCTTCTGTAAACCTTTACAAGAGGTTAGGTTTTCAGATGTTGGGCAACCTTTATCTATATACCTCTTCAGTATAA
- the radA gene encoding DNA repair protein RadA, translating into MKTVYVCQFCGHSTGRWVGRCVACDNWDTVVEEIVLKTETRSTSTPNPIKALSDSEIITPDRFLTGIEELDRVFGGGIVQGASILIGGEPGIGKSTLLLRIAANVVQLSSFECLYVSGEESLEQVSLRAKRLKINEPKIKLLSTVSLTDVVTTIRKNKSIRFLIIDSIQTMYDSKVTSAPGTVTQVRTCAHELTVLAKQDGVSLLIVGHITKDGQIAGPKTLEHMVDTVLYFEGENSNQYRILRTIKNRFGPANEIGVFEMSEAGLVPVDNPSSLFLMAHDREVVGSAVFAGIEGSRPILMEVQALIAGTNMATPRRAVVGWDINRLAMIIAVLNARCKMFLHDKEVYLNIAGGLKIQEPSADLAVAASLISSVVNLPLPASSIICGEVALSGEIRNVLHADLRLKEAQKLGFKKAIMPKNGNYSSRDIEIIKLSHVRELREVFNYN; encoded by the coding sequence ATGAAGACTGTATACGTATGTCAGTTCTGCGGTCATAGTACTGGAAGATGGGTAGGAAGGTGCGTTGCATGTGATAATTGGGATACGGTTGTCGAAGAAATAGTGCTAAAAACAGAAACGAGAAGTACATCTACCCCAAATCCAATAAAGGCATTATCAGATAGTGAAATTATTACTCCGGATCGTTTTTTAACAGGAATAGAAGAATTAGATAGAGTTTTTGGTGGGGGTATCGTTCAGGGAGCTAGTATTTTAATTGGTGGTGAACCTGGAATTGGAAAATCTACTCTTTTGCTTAGGATTGCAGCTAATGTTGTACAACTTTCCTCTTTTGAATGTCTTTATGTGTCTGGCGAGGAATCTTTAGAGCAAGTGAGCCTTAGAGCAAAGCGTCTTAAGATAAACGAACCTAAAATTAAGCTTTTATCTACAGTGTCTTTAACTGATGTAGTAACAACAATAAGAAAAAATAAAAGTATTAGGTTCTTAATAATTGATTCTATACAAACTATGTACGATAGCAAAGTCACATCAGCACCAGGAACTGTGACTCAAGTTCGCACCTGTGCTCATGAATTGACCGTTCTTGCAAAACAAGATGGTGTTTCTCTCTTGATAGTTGGCCATATAACGAAAGATGGACAAATAGCAGGACCTAAAACCCTGGAGCATATGGTAGATACAGTACTATATTTTGAGGGTGAAAATAGTAATCAATATCGCATTTTACGCACTATTAAAAATAGATTTGGCCCTGCAAATGAAATTGGTGTTTTTGAGATGTCTGAAGCAGGACTTGTGCCTGTTGATAATCCATCATCATTGTTTCTGATGGCCCATGACAGAGAAGTAGTTGGCAGCGCCGTATTTGCAGGAATTGAAGGTTCAAGACCAATTTTAATGGAAGTGCAAGCATTAATAGCAGGGACTAATATGGCAACTCCAAGAAGGGCAGTAGTTGGATGGGATATTAATAGATTGGCTATGATCATTGCAGTGCTAAATGCTCGTTGCAAGATGTTTTTGCATGATAAAGAAGTGTATCTAAATATCGCAGGAGGATTGAAAATACAGGAACCATCGGCTGACCTTGCTGTTGCTGCTTCCCTTATTTCAAGTGTAGTAAATTTACCGCTGCCAGCTTCTTCAATAATCTGTGGCGAAGTTGCACTTTCAGGAGAAATTAGGAATGTCTTGCATGCTGATCTCAGACTAAAAGAAGCACAAAAGTTAGGATTCAAAAAAGCAATTATGCCTAAAAATGGTAATTACTCTTCTCGTGATATTGAGATAATCAAGCTTAGTCACGTAAGGGAATTAAGAGAAGTCTTTAATTACAATTAA
- the ftsY gene encoding signal recognition particle-docking protein FtsY: MSLFGNLYKGLLKTSSRFSDGVKSIFSGKKKLDQSLLDELEELLISMDIGHKTSKLIIDRLASIKFDKEVEHNIITQQLMNEIEAILNPVVQPLILNRKPHIIMVCGVNGNGKTTTIGKLAYKYKEMGKSVMLVACDTFRAAASEQLNIWAERSGCSIVTGEYGSDSASVAYRAVSQAMKDNVDVVLIDTAGRLQNNVNLMEELSKIYRTIKKLDDTAPHDVILVLDATTGQNAYGQLEAFSKMVNVTGLIVTKLDGTAKGGVVIGLAEAYKVKLHAIGIGESIEDLKEFTSKEFAEALFNCN, encoded by the coding sequence TTGAGTTTATTTGGTAATCTTTATAAAGGCTTGTTAAAAACTTCTTCTCGCTTTAGCGACGGGGTGAAAAGTATTTTTTCTGGCAAAAAAAAATTAGATCAGTCGCTTTTGGATGAGCTAGAAGAATTGCTAATTAGCATGGATATTGGTCATAAAACTTCTAAGTTGATTATCGATAGGCTCGCAAGCATCAAATTTGACAAGGAAGTTGAGCATAATATCATCACACAGCAGTTAATGAACGAAATAGAAGCTATATTAAACCCTGTCGTGCAACCGTTAATTTTAAACAGAAAACCACACATAATAATGGTATGTGGAGTAAATGGTAATGGTAAAACCACAACTATAGGTAAGCTCGCATATAAATATAAGGAGATGGGAAAGTCCGTTATGCTTGTTGCATGCGATACATTTAGAGCTGCTGCTAGTGAACAATTAAACATTTGGGCAGAACGCTCTGGTTGTTCTATCGTTACTGGAGAGTACGGTAGCGATTCTGCGAGTGTGGCATATAGAGCTGTAAGTCAAGCTATGAAAGATAACGTTGATGTTGTTCTAATTGACACAGCAGGAAGACTGCAAAATAATGTAAACCTTATGGAGGAGTTATCAAAAATATATAGAACGATAAAGAAATTGGATGACACTGCCCCTCACGATGTTATTTTAGTTCTTGACGCAACTACCGGCCAAAATGCTTATGGCCAATTAGAGGCATTTAGTAAGATGGTCAATGTTACCGGGCTAATCGTAACAAAGTTAGATGGCACTGCTAAGGGTGGAGTAGTAATTGGACTTGCAGAAGCTTATAAGGTAAAGTTACATGCTATAGGAATTGGTGAAAGTATAGAGGACTTAAAGGAGTTTACTAGTAAAGAGTTTGCTGAAGCGTTATTTAATTGTAATTAA
- a CDS encoding phosphatidylglycerophosphatase A encodes MKFLYKLISTWWLSGTVKNMPGTIGSLAAYPIVPVILSDRILGVAIIFFLFLIGLWSTGNYIQHYKAPCDPKEVVIDEVVGQLLTVLLVSILLDQEMNSSVLLACFFSFRFFDIIKVWPINLIDRNTKGPLGIMLDDVVAAILACVFIGAFYCLLLVYAG; translated from the coding sequence ATGAAATTTTTATATAAACTGATATCAACATGGTGGCTATCTGGCACGGTAAAAAACATGCCAGGTACTATAGGCAGCTTGGCTGCTTACCCAATTGTTCCCGTAATACTGAGTGACAGAATTTTAGGTGTAGCAATTATTTTTTTTTTATTTTTGATTGGATTATGGTCTACAGGCAATTATATACAACATTACAAAGCTCCATGTGATCCAAAAGAGGTAGTAATTGATGAAGTAGTTGGTCAATTGCTGACAGTACTTCTAGTTTCAATATTATTAGACCAAGAAATGAATAGCTCTGTATTGTTGGCGTGCTTTTTCTCCTTTAGGTTTTTTGATATAATAAAAGTGTGGCCTATAAATTTGATTGATAGGAATACCAAAGGTCCTTTGGGTATTATGCTAGATGATGTTGTAGCTGCAATTTTAGCCTGCGTTTTTATAGGAGCCTTTTATTGTTTATTGTTGGTTTATGCAGGATAA
- a CDS encoding NAD(P)H-dependent glycerol-3-phosphate dehydrogenase: protein MAISILGAGAWGTAIAISLSSKKNVILWTRNEATFESIKEKRESDKLPGYPISDNVSVKLAIEDTVNASVIILAVPTQSLREICHQLHDCNLKKNAAVILACKGIEKSTLKLPSEIVNEVLPNNPIAVFSGPSFAIEVARELPYSMVLACQNDVLCPKLVSELQQENVKLYLSSDVIGIQVCAALKNVFAIACGIVLGSKLGFNAHAALITKSMSEIKNLYSAKVGDHNIDMNTLLGPACLGDLVMTCTSLNSRNLSFGFKVGSNNNSFDVQQILSEGKSVIEGFNTAKSAFDLAGKLKIKMPVCEAIYRLLYENTSIKDTISVLVT, encoded by the coding sequence GTGGCAATATCAATTTTAGGTGCTGGTGCATGGGGTACAGCAATTGCAATTTCACTAAGTAGTAAGAAAAATGTAATTTTGTGGACTCGCAATGAGGCCACATTTGAATCAATTAAGGAAAAAAGAGAAAGTGACAAGCTACCTGGTTATCCAATTTCTGATAATGTATCAGTAAAATTAGCTATTGAAGATACAGTTAATGCTTCAGTAATAATCCTAGCTGTTCCCACTCAGTCTCTAAGGGAAATATGTCATCAATTGCATGATTGTAACCTAAAAAAAAATGCAGCAGTAATTTTGGCTTGTAAAGGAATAGAAAAATCTACATTAAAATTACCTAGTGAAATAGTCAATGAAGTTTTACCTAATAATCCTATTGCTGTTTTTTCTGGCCCTAGTTTTGCTATAGAAGTTGCAAGAGAATTACCATATTCGATGGTTCTTGCATGTCAAAATGATGTATTATGTCCAAAACTAGTATCAGAGCTACAGCAAGAAAACGTTAAGTTATATCTCAGTAGCGATGTTATAGGTATACAAGTTTGTGCAGCGTTAAAGAATGTTTTTGCTATAGCATGTGGGATTGTTCTAGGTAGCAAGCTTGGGTTTAATGCTCATGCAGCATTGATTACGAAGAGTATGAGCGAAATTAAGAATTTATACTCGGCAAAAGTTGGTGACCATAATATAGATATGAATACACTACTTGGGCCAGCATGTTTAGGTGATCTAGTTATGACATGCACATCCTTGAATTCAAGAAATCTATCTTTTGGATTTAAAGTAGGTAGTAATAACAATAGCTTTGATGTTCAGCAAATTTTATCAGAAGGCAAATCAGTGATTGAAGGCTTTAACACTGCTAAGTCCGCGTTTGATTTAGCAGGAAAGCTAAAGATAAAAATGCCTGTATGTGAAGCGATCTATAGATTATTATATGAAAATACCTCCATAAAAGATACTATTTCTGTTCTTGTAACTTAG
- the iscU gene encoding Fe-S cluster assembly scaffold IscU, with product MSYNEKILDHYENPRNVGSLDKNDPNVGTGLVGAPSCGDVMKLQIKVNDKGVIEDAKFKTFGCGSAIASSSLLTEMIKGKAIEDVTQIKNTQIVEELSLPPVKIHCSVLAEDAIKAAIHDYQSKQSKGGH from the coding sequence ATGAGTTATAATGAAAAAATTTTAGATCATTACGAAAATCCAAGGAATGTTGGTTCTCTGGATAAAAATGATCCAAATGTTGGTACTGGCCTAGTTGGTGCACCATCGTGCGGTGATGTAATGAAATTGCAGATAAAGGTCAATGACAAAGGTGTTATTGAAGATGCAAAATTTAAAACTTTTGGTTGTGGTTCTGCCATTGCTTCAAGTTCCTTGTTAACAGAGATGATAAAAGGAAAAGCTATTGAAGATGTAACACAGATAAAGAATACTCAAATAGTGGAAGAGTTGTCTTTACCTCCAGTGAAGATACACTGTTCGGTGCTTGCTGAAGATGCTATAAAGGCTGCTATTCATGACTATCAAAGCAAACAAAGTAAAGGTGGACATTGA
- the lepB gene encoding signal peptidase I, with the protein MKKLRENRIVRTRKFLSSLSFLLLIALSIRSFLFEPFHIPSGSMKSTLLEGDYIFTSKYSYGYSKHSFPFSPNIFSSRIFYTPPERGDIIVFKPTRNNSIRFVKRVIGIPGDKVQMIEGELYLNDQKVEWKQIESFFDYESKRSIPRYIETLPSGKEHEILIDNASNKLSHNTPVYYVPDDQFFVMGDNRNNSFDSRFPEIGFIPAENIIGCVNMVGLSFKLGKVDWLPFNFRLPIALRFDRVLHKIV; encoded by the coding sequence TTGAAAAAGTTGAGAGAGAACCGGATAGTAAGAACGAGAAAGTTTTTATCTTCACTATCTTTTTTGCTACTAATTGCGCTATCAATACGCAGTTTTTTATTTGAGCCATTCCATATCCCTTCTGGTTCAATGAAAAGCACACTACTTGAAGGAGATTACATTTTTACTAGTAAATATTCATACGGTTACAGTAAACACTCTTTTCCATTTTCTCCCAATATCTTTAGCAGCAGAATCTTTTATACCCCTCCAGAGCGTGGTGACATAATAGTTTTCAAACCTACAAGAAACAACAGCATTAGATTTGTTAAGCGGGTAATAGGAATACCGGGCGATAAAGTGCAAATGATAGAGGGAGAATTGTACCTAAATGATCAAAAAGTAGAGTGGAAGCAAATTGAAAGTTTTTTTGATTATGAGTCAAAGCGTAGCATACCAAGATACATAGAAACGCTTCCGAGTGGCAAGGAACATGAGATTTTAATAGACAATGCATCCAATAAGCTATCACATAACACTCCAGTTTATTATGTACCTGATGATCAATTTTTTGTTATGGGAGACAATAGAAATAATTCTTTTGATAGTAGGTTTCCTGAAATTGGGTTCATACCAGCGGAAAATATAATTGGATGCGTGAACATGGTTGGTTTATCGTTTAAATTAGGCAAAGTTGATTGGTTGCCATTTAATTTTAGGTTACCTATTGCTCTGAGATTTGACAGGGTACTGCACAAAATTGTGTAA
- a CDS encoding iron-sulfur cluster co-chaperone HscB C-terminal domain-containing protein, with translation MSSSYFTLFEIEPTFNISFDELEKKYIELSKTDINERQSQNMENINRAYQILKSPLKRAEHLLDFFDVKSQKDHLNSEILSESVEIREYLLDCDDLQFASRMIDEKIKGCIKNLINTFAVKNFDGAATQVLRLKYLYKSFEEVKKNATNSNF, from the coding sequence ATGTCTAGCAGCTATTTTACATTGTTTGAAATTGAACCAACTTTCAATATCAGCTTTGATGAGTTAGAGAAAAAATATATTGAGCTAAGCAAAACTGATATAAATGAAAGGCAGTCCCAAAACATGGAAAATATTAACAGAGCTTATCAGATACTAAAGTCACCGCTAAAACGTGCCGAGCATTTGCTGGATTTTTTTGATGTGAAAAGCCAAAAGGACCACTTAAATTCTGAAATATTAAGTGAATCAGTGGAAATAAGAGAGTATTTGCTGGACTGCGATGATCTACAATTTGCAAGCAGGATGATTGATGAAAAAATAAAAGGTTGCATTAAAAACCTAATTAACACTTTTGCTGTAAAGAATTTTGATGGAGCTGCTACACAAGTCTTAAGATTGAAATATTTATATAAGTCATTTGAGGAGGTGAAAAAGAATGCAACCAATTCAAATTTCTGA
- a CDS encoding response regulator transcription factor, with translation MRILLIEDDQVSAKTVVNALASDGHFCDVVTSAQDYNNNMVSSGGDCYDLVILDIHLPGDIDGYDILLRLRSAKIKVPVLILSCISAVNHKAKGLGYGADDYLTKPFHKSELLARMKAIVRRTKGHPESVIKIGNININFDHRVVEVKGKTVHLTNKEYSMIELLALRKGTVLTKEMFLNHLYNGLDEPSDNKIVDVFMCKLRKKLENANDGISHIETVWGRGYVLKEYIDDEEYSNAIGESSSGYQTEQVKDSA, from the coding sequence ATGCGTATATTATTAATTGAAGATGATCAAGTAAGTGCAAAGACTGTAGTTAATGCTTTAGCTTCCGATGGACATTTTTGCGACGTTGTTACTTCTGCACAAGATTATAACAATAATATGGTTTCCTCGGGTGGAGATTGTTACGATCTAGTTATTCTAGATATACACCTGCCTGGTGATATTGATGGATATGATATACTGTTAAGATTAAGAAGTGCAAAAATCAAAGTTCCTGTTTTAATACTTTCATGTATCTCCGCCGTCAACCATAAAGCTAAAGGACTTGGGTATGGTGCCGATGATTACTTAACCAAGCCATTTCATAAGAGCGAATTATTAGCTCGAATGAAGGCCATAGTGCGTCGTACTAAAGGTCATCCCGAATCAGTGATAAAGATTGGTAATATAAATATCAATTTTGACCACAGGGTTGTTGAAGTGAAAGGCAAAACGGTTCACCTTACTAACAAAGAGTATTCCATGATAGAATTGTTGGCATTACGTAAAGGAACGGTTTTGACAAAAGAAATGTTTTTAAACCATCTTTACAATGGCTTGGACGAACCTTCAGATAACAAGATAGTTGATGTTTTTATGTGCAAATTACGTAAGAAACTTGAAAATGCAAATGATGGAATAAGCCACATAGAAACCGTTTGGGGCAGAGGATATGTTCTAAAAGAATACATTGACGATGAAGAATATTCTAATGCTATAGGCGAAAGTAGTAGTGGATATCAAACAGAACAAGTTAAGGACAGTGCGTGA
- a CDS encoding iron-sulfur cluster assembly accessory protein encodes MSEYQGVNAIKKDKKLITITANAVERIRYLLDQKKHTNLEKSEEAIGIRVLIKQKGCSGLKYDIEYAYDTRPLESIIEENCSDDQKVKVLIDPKSVMFILGSEMDYVEEKFSSGFVFKNPNEKGKCGCGESFHV; translated from the coding sequence ATGAGTGAATATCAAGGAGTAAATGCTATAAAGAAAGATAAAAAACTTATCACTATAACTGCAAATGCAGTGGAGAGGATAAGGTATTTATTGGACCAAAAGAAGCATACTAACCTTGAGAAATCAGAAGAAGCAATAGGAATAAGAGTGCTAATTAAACAAAAAGGATGTTCTGGTTTAAAATATGATATTGAATATGCGTATGATACTCGTCCTTTAGAGTCGATAATTGAGGAAAACTGCAGTGATGACCAAAAAGTTAAAGTTTTGATCGATCCAAAATCCGTCATGTTTATTCTTGGCTCTGAAATGGATTATGTAGAAGAAAAATTTTCATCGGGTTTTGTTTTCAAAAATCCCAATGAAAAAGGAAAGTGTGGTTGTGGAGAGAGTTTTCATGTCTAG